gtcgcccttcattttccattgttaagaaggttttgaacaagtttgatttgtcttattatgatgattgtttaaattatttgtgtgaagcttgtcaaaaagCTAAGAGTCATAAAATTCCATTTAATGCTATTTCAAGTAAGGTGAAACACacgcttgaactcatttattctgatgtatggggtccaGCCCCAGTGGAGAGTgtgaatggttttaagtactatgtgatttttatggatgtcttttcaagatatacttggatttatttgatgaaaaaaaaaatcagacgtcagtcatgtttttaaagctttcaaggcactttctgaaaatctcactgggcacaagataaaatattttcactcaggttggggaggagaatttcaggggcttcaatcatatcttgtccataatgggattggacatagaatatcatgtcctcatacccctgaacaaaatggagcagcTGAAAGGAGACATAAACAAATTGTTGAAACAGGCttatctctaatggcagaaGGTAATATTCCCAAGAACTTTTGGTCCTATGCTTTTGTACTATTGTGTATTTGATTAACCGAATACCaaccaagattcttgattttgcttcttctttggaaaaattgttcaaagagaaacctgactatggcttcctcaaaatctttggatgtgaatgctTTTCTTATTTAAGacttatcagaaaaataaattagattaccgTTCTGAAAGATGTATTTTCTTGGGTTATACTCCTCAACataaaggatattattgtttaGGTGTATGAACcggtaaaatctatatttcgagacatgtccaatttaatgagaaaaaatttccttttattgatactcaagaaactAGAACTCAAGATCTAAAAACTCAAAACCAAGCTAAAATTTTAACCTCCCctcatgaatatcagttctcaaACCCTACAACATCATCATCTAGTACCTCCACAACTTCAGAGGAACTCTTACTTCAgtctgaaacaaatagtgaatctcaACCTGAAACTCTTGAAAATGAGGAGCctacccaatccaatgaaaatgaaccaaatcaagaacgTGTCCATCCTATGACTACTAGATCTCAAGTGGGAACCTTCAAACCTAATTCTAAATACAATGAgttccatacatatttttctagcaaacactctcttccaagagctcttgtctccactcttcttgaagacaaagaaccctcaagtttcaaggaagcatatgaagatgaaaattggaggaaggccatgcaagaaaaatatgatgcttttattcgaaacaatacttggaaacttgtttcaaagaaagaagccaaatacattgtaggatgtaaatgggtgttcaaaatcaagcgaaagGCAGATGTAtcattggaaagatacaaggctagaCTCGTCGCCAAGGGATatagtcaaaaagaaggaattgagtATATTGAAACCTTCAGCCCTGTTGTGAAGCCTACTACAATTCGGACAGTATTGACTATTTCTATTAGtcacaaatgaaaaatacatcagctggatattcaaaatgcattcctATATGGATCTATTTTAGAAGAAGTTTATGTGGCTCAACCACtcggatttcaaaatcattttttcccaaatcatgtatgcaagcttgaacgtgctttatatggtttaaaacaggctcctagggcatggtttgtccgtcttagtctattcctccaaaatcttggttttaaaggggctcaaacagattcatctctttttattttgagaaaaagagaaatacttctatatgttttggtatacgtggatgacatgatcataacaGGGAGCTTACcagaatatattcataaaattatttgtcaattcaaaagtgagtttgtcattaaagatctgggtgagcttcatttctttttgagcatagaagcaaaaagaattgacaataagctaatattgtTTCAAATGAAATACATATTCgagcttctcaaaagaacaaatatgcttggAGCTAAGGGAGTTTCAACTCCAATGGCATGCTCCCCTGCTTTATCTGCTcaaactggatcaaatttttatgatccaactctttatcgcagcattgttggcgcTCTTCAATACTCTACTGTGACTCGTCTAGACATCTCTTAtgttgtcaacaaagtttgtcaatacatgcatcatcctaCTGATGCTCATTGGGATGCCGTAAAGAGAATCCTAAGATATTTGAAGCACACTATTGATTATGGCCTTGTTATTAGACCTAgttcagttttaaatattaatgcttaaagtgatgcagattgggctggatgtcttgatgatagacgCTCTACAGGTGGATATGCAGtatttattggatccaatctaaTTTCATGGAGTGCTAAAAAACAGTCAGTTGTCTCTCGTTCTAGCACTGATGCTGAGTATCGATCTATTGCCAATACTACTGCTGAAATCATgtggttacaatttttattaaaagaactttgtgttgatcaatcacaacctcccatattatggtgcgacaacatcgGCGTAGCCTATCTTGCAGCTCATCCTGTGTATCATAGTCGCAGCAAACACATAGGaattgaccttcattttgttcgagaaaaattggctaaaggagatttgaaaattcagtacatctcttccaaagattaggttgctgatattttaactaagccacttagtaagcagcaccattatcaaataattaacaagctcaatctcattgTTGGACCATTGAGCTTGCGGGGGGATGTTAACAGcaacaccaagaaggctctcaatgtgtattacttgggagatgaaaagccATATCttttgagagatgaaaagtcatgtctgttggaagattaaaagtcatgtctcttaggagatgaaaagacatgtctcttgaaagatgaaaagtcatgtctcttgaggaatgaaaagtcatgtatgttgaaagatgaaaagtcatgtctcttagaaACTAGAaaccccttatgtaactcctctatataaatgagtctctccaccaaagaaaggcaagcaagaaatgatagagtagtggacgtaggcctattggctgaaccactttaaaattttatgtccctttaattatttcttcattttgatttcttacacTCACCACCTTCCCCTTCTTCGAACCTTCAACCATTACGGTCCTCACTGCTTTCCTGGTGAACCACCCATCCCAAGCTCTCCTGTTGATCTTCACTGCTGCCCTAAGCTGCATGACCATCAGCTTCGTGTTCGGGTACTGGTCTCCCTTCACCGGTAACATCACCAACTGACACCCTGCCTCCGCCGCCTCCACTATAGAGCTCCAGCCACCATGGTTGATGGAGCAGCCGACCGCCGGATGCCTCAAGATGAGTGGCTGGTTTACCCACCCGCTGCTCACCATCCCCCTTCCTCCTGCCTTCTCTCCTATCTCCGCCTCTAACTCTTGCTTCTTCGCCTTAGGCGCGTCGGCAGCAGTGTTGAGCACAGCCAGAAACGGGAATCCGGTCATCTCGAGCCCCGCAACCAGCTCTTTCATCTGCTTCACCGATAGAGACGACTCGCTTCCGAAAGAGCAGAAAACAACTGTGCCCTTTGGGAACTTGTTGAGCCACTTGGCCAGCTTCGGCTCTAGGTCTCCGGCTGGGGCCTTCGGCAGGAGCACGCCGGTGGGCAGCACCGGCTTCCGGCATTGAGAAGACAGGTAGTTAATCGAAGGCGCCTCCACCTCGTAGGTGCTCCTCACGGCGATGGCATCGCTGCGGGACATGCAGGAGACCAGGCGGCTGAGCCGGAGATGTGGGCGTTGGAGAGCATGCCACGTACCTCATAAGGCTTCACCCTCAGGTACACGGAGAGCAGCTCTCTCGGCGGCAACCTCAGCCTCCAGAGAGATGGCCTCTGGTGAGGTGTCAAACCGAAGAGGATGGTGCTTGCAATGTTGATGGCATTGAAGATAGAAAAGTAGACGGACTTGGTACCGAGCAACTCCGCCACCTCCGGGACCCAGCATTGGATGGAGTCAAAGACAACGACCTGAGGGGAGAGTTTGGCGAGTATTTTAGCAATCTGTGGCCGCGTCGCGTCCATTGCCTGCCTCAGTAGCTCGGCCAGCACTTCGTGCTGTAGACATCGGACGGAAGGCCGTCGATGGGGGGAAGTTTGTTGCTGAGGATGGGGATGTTAGGGTCGAGGGAGAGGCGAATCTTGGGGACGAGGGAGGGAAGGGTGAGGACGGTGACGTTGACGCCATTAGCAGCAAGGGCGTTGGAGAGATGGACGAAAGGGAAGATGTGGCCGAAGGCTAGAAATGGGAACATGACCACCTGAAGTGGCTGGTTATGGTTGTCGCCTTCCATGGCGAGACTCCCCATTTGCTTTCTCCTTCTCGTGGTAAGTATTGAACACTAGTATGAGGAAGCTACCTAGCCACTAGTGTGCCTGATGGATTTTGTGCAAACCCTATGTGATATTTATACAACACCATTAACCCATGTTCCGGATGAAATCACGGCCCAGCCAGTCTGCTTCTGGTAACAGATTGAAGTGAATATAATGCGCATATTATTATGTGGATACGAACATTTTTACCCATGTGGAAAATTATCTGGTTCTGAagatatgtaaaaaaatatcGATGGTGGgttataattttcctttttctcgaTTGTCAATgggcatttttttaattttcttcactttttttaatgtttacataGTTTAGGGTTCCGGTGCTTAATATAtgtgaaaaatatgtaaaaaatatcGGTGGACGTGACgcataattttcctttttcccaatCGATAATgggcattttttaattttgttaatgtTTACATCGAAAAAACTGCCAGGGTTATGTTTCTAAGACTCTACCTTTTTATTGGGATTGAGTGGAT
This window of the Nymphaea colorata isolate Beijing-Zhang1983 chromosome 2, ASM883128v2, whole genome shotgun sequence genome carries:
- the LOC116247425 gene encoding UDP-glycosyltransferase 79A6-like; the protein is MGSLAMEGDNHNQPLQVVMFPFLAFGHIFPFVHLSNALAANGVNVTVLTLPSLVPKIRLSLDPNIPILSNKLPPIDGLPSDVYSTKCTWHALQRPHLRLSRLVSCMSRSDAIAVRSTYEVEAPSINYLSSQCRKPVLPTGVLLPKAPAGDLEPKLAKWLNKFPKGTVVFCSFGSESSLSVKQMKELVAGLEMTGFPFLAVLNTAADAPKAKKQELEAEIGEKAGGRGMVSSGWVNQPLILRHPAVGCSINHGGWSSIVEAAEAGCQLVMLPVKGDQYPNTKLMVMQLRAAVKINRRAWDGWFTRKAVRTVMVEGSKKGKVVSVRNQNEEIIKGT